The following coding sequences are from one Malaciobacter pacificus window:
- a CDS encoding EAL domain-containing protein, giving the protein MSLSKQLYIIISIIFFMIFAGNFLISIKNTKEYLVSESITKAQDTATSLGMSLKNIIKDKTNPEIETIIKSIANSGFYKEIRLENSLFTFSESDLIIASNDLDNSIWKISNLKTPNEYGKIEKITSDLEMNQELLALENPDYHEEPVSEIDESTYSFIPSEKYINGGEIPFSFRATNEKGLKVDSTVILNIDKILVQVKRDEKFDYVPSWFINLISLSLPEQYSEINDGWQKTAVIYVSANAGEAYAKLYNQVKTATIYSFIAFLISIAILFVFVQYLLKPLKKLEKLANNIAQGKFTQIEELPFTTEIKAVSIAFNDMSLKIENMIDKLNRNLSKITKKLSKDELTSLPLKQNFETDMKDLFINKLEGYVLIIRLFELSSFAKSHTNKEINEYIKAFANILKETQLEDKNKESKVYRFFGSEFAIIAKNFNDEDIVKFIKLLQNQINKFSYACNKKDIMHIGASKITPFCTIPELLQSATESYEKATLIGSNEAFICKESSQSRTMTQWKDLVFDIIDNSKFDVRYIGDCYSLCDSTKLLMQEAFTSIKDDENKDIPIGTFVSIAEKYEKIIEFDQKVITKVINHILINNIKHEISINLSLESINNTAFIAWLEKTILKHKDISNQLVFSVTAYAVAKDIEKFKFFVDEIHKCGAKVIMKRFETKFIALDCLKNINLDSIRLARDYTNGIATDLAKQSFVESIQDLANLLNIKVYAENVKEDCDFEIIKEYNLDGSSR; this is encoded by the coding sequence ATGTCTTTATCAAAACAGCTTTATATTATCATTTCGATAATATTTTTTATGATTTTTGCAGGTAATTTTTTAATAAGTATTAAAAACACTAAAGAGTATTTAGTTAGTGAATCAATCACAAAAGCACAAGATACAGCAACTTCTTTAGGAATGAGTTTAAAGAATATTATTAAAGATAAAACAAACCCCGAAATCGAAACTATAATAAAATCAATTGCTAATAGTGGATTTTATAAAGAGATAAGACTAGAAAACTCTCTATTTACATTTAGTGAGAGTGATTTAATTATTGCCTCAAATGATTTAGACAATTCTATTTGGAAAATCTCAAATTTAAAAACTCCTAATGAATATGGTAAAATAGAAAAGATTACTAGTGATTTAGAGATGAACCAAGAACTTTTAGCCCTTGAAAATCCAGATTATCATGAAGAACCTGTAAGTGAAATAGATGAAAGTACTTATAGTTTTATTCCATCAGAAAAATATATAAATGGTGGAGAAATACCTTTTTCTTTTAGAGCAACTAATGAAAAAGGATTAAAGGTTGATTCTACAGTAATTTTAAATATAGATAAAATATTAGTTCAAGTAAAAAGAGATGAAAAATTTGACTATGTACCAAGTTGGTTTATAAATTTAATATCCTTAAGTCTTCCAGAACAATATAGTGAAATAAATGATGGCTGGCAAAAAACAGCTGTTATTTATGTAAGTGCTAATGCAGGTGAAGCATATGCAAAACTTTATAATCAAGTAAAAACAGCAACTATATATTCTTTTATAGCCTTTCTTATTTCAATTGCTATATTATTTGTTTTTGTACAATATTTATTAAAACCATTAAAAAAACTTGAAAAACTTGCAAATAATATTGCACAAGGTAAATTCACTCAAATTGAAGAATTACCTTTTACTACTGAAATAAAAGCTGTTTCAATAGCATTTAATGATATGAGTCTAAAAATTGAAAATATGATTGATAAATTAAATAGAAATCTATCTAAAATAACAAAGAAATTATCAAAAGATGAATTAACTTCTCTTCCTTTAAAACAAAACTTTGAAACAGATATGAAAGATCTATTTATAAATAAACTTGAGGGTTATGTACTAATTATCAGACTCTTTGAACTATCAAGTTTTGCAAAATCTCATACAAATAAAGAGATAAATGAGTACATAAAAGCATTTGCTAATATTTTAAAAGAGACTCAACTTGAAGATAAAAACAAAGAGAGTAAAGTTTATAGATTTTTTGGATCTGAATTTGCAATTATTGCAAAGAATTTTAATGATGAAGACATAGTAAAATTTATCAAATTACTCCAAAATCAAATAAACAAATTTTCATATGCTTGTAATAAAAAAGATATTATGCATATTGGAGCTTCTAAAATCACACCATTTTGTACAATACCTGAATTACTTCAAAGTGCAACTGAATCTTATGAAAAAGCTACTTTAATTGGTTCAAACGAGGCATTTATCTGTAAAGAGAGTAGCCAATCAAGAACAATGACTCAATGGAAAGATTTAGTATTTGATATTATTGATAATTCCAAATTTGATGTGAGATATATTGGAGATTGCTACTCATTATGTGACTCAACTAAACTTCTTATGCAAGAAGCATTTACTTCAATTAAAGATGATGAAAATAAAGATATCCCTATTGGTACTTTTGTTTCAATTGCAGAAAAATATGAAAAAATTATTGAGTTTGATCAAAAAGTAATTACAAAAGTAATAAATCATATTTTAATAAACAATATAAAACATGAAATTTCAATTAATCTTTCATTAGAATCTATTAATAATACTGCATTTATTGCTTGGCTTGAAAAAACTATTTTAAAACATAAAGATATTTCTAATCAATTAGTATTTTCTGTAACTGCATACGCCGTAGCAAAAGATATAGAAAAATTTAAATTCTTTGTTGATGAAATTCATAAATGTGGCGCTAAAGTAATTATGAAAAGATTTGAAACTAAGTTTATTGCACTTGATTGTTTAAAAAACATTAATCTTGATAGTATAAGATTAGCAAGAGATTATACAAATGGAATTGCAACTGATTTAGCAAAACAAAGCTTTGTAGAATCCATCCAAGATTTAGCAAACTTACTAAATATCAAAGTATATGCAGAAAATGTAAAAGAAGATTGCGATTTTGAAATAATAAAAGAATATAACCTTGATGGTTCAAGTAGGTAG